Proteins found in one Pirellulales bacterium genomic segment:
- a CDS encoding FHA domain-containing protein, which yields MAFVTLRILDGADRGRAFEDLPTPVTIGREEGNSIQLNDERVSRFHLKIQEDHDKVVLTDLESTNGTKVNGEEVQLRILRYGDLIAVGRSILLFGSREQIAARMARLSGSQTREPSTRGVEDHAVLASEELAESFDSGSNSDYQIQETMNALEPPQLPEHLSPAQAAQVCEIFGYFHHRIRDLLEAAKIKSPKDRVTVDFQQWQNLVDIQSRLADFLRSIGDPPDNDP from the coding sequence ATGGCGTTCGTCACTCTGCGGATTCTGGACGGAGCCGATCGAGGCCGCGCGTTCGAGGACCTTCCCACGCCGGTCACGATCGGCCGCGAGGAAGGCAATTCGATCCAGTTGAACGACGAGCGGGTCAGCCGCTTCCATCTGAAGATTCAGGAAGACCATGATAAAGTCGTGTTGACGGATCTCGAAAGCACCAATGGCACGAAGGTCAACGGCGAGGAAGTGCAGTTGCGAATCCTGCGCTATGGCGATTTGATTGCCGTCGGGCGCTCGATCTTGCTGTTTGGCTCCCGAGAGCAGATCGCGGCCAGGATGGCACGGCTCAGCGGCAGCCAGACACGCGAGCCATCGACGCGTGGCGTGGAAGACCATGCCGTGTTGGCCAGCGAAGAATTGGCCGAATCGTTCGACAGCGGCTCGAACAGCGATTATCAGATTCAAGAAACGATGAACGCGCTTGAGCCCCCGCAGTTGCCCGAGCATCTCAGCCCGGCGCAGGCGGCGCAGGTGTGCGAGATTTTCGGCTATTTTCACCATCGGATACGCGACCTTTTGGAAGCGGCCAAAATCAAGAGTCCGAAAGACCGGGTGACGGTCGACTTCCAGCAGTGGCAGAATCTGGTCGATATTCAATCGCGTTTGGCCGATTTTCTGCGTAGCATTGGCGACCCTCCCGACAACGATCCGTGA